A region from the Lolium perenne isolate Kyuss_39 chromosome 4, Kyuss_2.0, whole genome shotgun sequence genome encodes:
- the LOC127332097 gene encoding E3 ubiquitin-protein ligase SRFP1 isoform X1, giving the protein MDMELDEARRGFGKMGFGCKHYRRRCRIRAPCCNDVFNCRHCHNESTKDGHELDRHAVELVICLVCDTEQPIAQLCTNCGVCMGEYFCRACKFLDDDVDKEQYHCKDCGICRVGGKEKFFHCQKCGSCYSVTLRDKHRCIEDSMKNNCPICYEYLFDSLRETSVLRCGHTMHLQCFHEMLKHDKFTCPMCSMSIFDMEKFLSALDAEIEANFLRTDYMGKGWIVCNDCRDTTRVYPGMAGQRKCCHCQSYNTCRVAPPVLPA; this is encoded by the exons ATGGATATGGAGCTCGACGAGGCTCGCCGCGGCTTCGGCAAGATGGGGTTCGG ATGCAAGCACTACCGGAGGCGGTGCAGGATCCGGGCGCCCTGCTGCAACGACGTCTTCAACTGCCGCCATTGCCACAACGAGTCCACG AAAGACGGGCACGAGCTCGACCGACATGCCGTTGAATTG GTTATATGTCTCGTCTGTGACACCGAGCAGCCG ATCGCGCAACTGTGCACCAACTGCGGCGTCTGCATGGGGGAGTACTTCTGCAGGGCGTGCAAATTCTTGGACGACGAT GTTGACAAGGAGCAATACCATTGCAAAGACTGCGGCATCTGCAG AGTTGGAGGGAAGGAAAAGTTCTTCCACTGCCAGAAGTGCG GATCGTGCTACTCGGTCACTCTCCGCGACAAGCATCGCTGCATCGAGGACTCGATGAAGAACAACTGCCCAATCTGCTACGAG TACCTGTTCGATTCTCTGAGGGAGACGTCCGTGCTTCGATGCGGGCACACGATGCACTTGCAGTGCTTCCACGAGATGCTAAAGCACGACAA GTTCACTTGCCCCATGTGCTCCATGTCTATCTTTGACATGGAAAAGTTCTTGAGTGCCTTGGACGCCGAG ATTGAGGCGAATTTCTTGCGCACGGATTACATGGGAAAG GGATGGATCGTGTGCAACGACTGCAGGGACACGACGCGAGTGTACCCGGGCATGGCAGGGCAGAGGAAGTGTTGCCACTGCCAGTCCTACAACACCTGCAGGGTTGCTCCCCCGGTGCTCCCGGCCTAG
- the LOC127332097 gene encoding E3 ubiquitin-protein ligase SRFP1 isoform X2, with amino-acid sequence MQALPEAVQDPGALLQRRLQLPPLPQRVHDGHELDRHAVELVICLVCDTEQPIAQLCTNCGVCMGEYFCRACKFLDDDVDKEQYHCKDCGICRVGGKEKFFHCQKCGSCYSVTLRDKHRCIEDSMKNNCPICYEYLFDSLRETSVLRCGHTMHLQCFHEMLKHDKFTCPMCSMSIFDMEKFLSALDAEIEANFLRTDYMGKGWIVCNDCRDTTRVYPGMAGQRKCCHCQSYNTCRVAPPVLPA; translated from the exons ATGCAAGCACTACCGGAGGCGGTGCAGGATCCGGGCGCCCTGCTGCAACGACGTCTTCAACTGCCGCCATTGCCACAACGAGTCCACG ACGGGCACGAGCTCGACCGACATGCCGTTGAATTG GTTATATGTCTCGTCTGTGACACCGAGCAGCCG ATCGCGCAACTGTGCACCAACTGCGGCGTCTGCATGGGGGAGTACTTCTGCAGGGCGTGCAAATTCTTGGACGACGAT GTTGACAAGGAGCAATACCATTGCAAAGACTGCGGCATCTGCAG AGTTGGAGGGAAGGAAAAGTTCTTCCACTGCCAGAAGTGCG GATCGTGCTACTCGGTCACTCTCCGCGACAAGCATCGCTGCATCGAGGACTCGATGAAGAACAACTGCCCAATCTGCTACGAG TACCTGTTCGATTCTCTGAGGGAGACGTCCGTGCTTCGATGCGGGCACACGATGCACTTGCAGTGCTTCCACGAGATGCTAAAGCACGACAA GTTCACTTGCCCCATGTGCTCCATGTCTATCTTTGACATGGAAAAGTTCTTGAGTGCCTTGGACGCCGAG ATTGAGGCGAATTTCTTGCGCACGGATTACATGGGAAAG GGATGGATCGTGTGCAACGACTGCAGGGACACGACGCGAGTGTACCCGGGCATGGCAGGGCAGAGGAAGTGTTGCCACTGCCAGTCCTACAACACCTGCAGGGTTGCTCCCCCGGTGCTCCCGGCCTAG